A stretch of the Borreliella spielmanii genome encodes the following:
- a CDS encoding DUF3996 domain-containing protein, with protein MRTKIIIMLIIILLAPISGFANSKKSARGKFGTGIILPFPIAFQINIESFDLDIGLYSGVNNLFSDWKTLFIALDYIFYIYTFPGAANILDFSVGAGGYGTIWFSRFSGSQSGSGPVSIGARLPLALNLAVFRKKFDIFLRIAPGLGMNIWSNGIGFRWEVFAGLGLRFWFT; from the coding sequence ATGAGAACAAAAATAATTATTATGTTAATTATTATTTTATTAGCTCCAATCTCGGGGTTTGCTAATTCAAAAAAATCTGCAAGGGGTAAATTTGGTACAGGAATTATACTCCCATTCCCAATTGCTTTCCAAATTAATATAGAAAGCTTTGATCTTGACATTGGTCTTTATAGTGGAGTAAATAATTTATTCTCAGACTGGAAAACGCTGTTTATAGCATTGGACTATATTTTCTACATATATACATTCCCGGGAGCCGCTAATATTTTAGATTTTTCAGTTGGAGCTGGAGGATACGGAACAATATGGTTTTCAAGATTTAGCGGCAGTCAATCGGGCTCTGGACCAGTGAGCATTGGGGCAAGATTGCCTTTAGCTTTAAATCTTGCGGTATTTAGAAAAAAATTCGACATATTTTTACGAATAGCACCAGGACTTGGGATGAATATTTGGAGCAATGGTATTGGATTTAGATGGGAAGTATTCGCAGGATTGGGACTAAGATTCTGGTTTACTTAA
- a CDS encoding chemotaxis protein CheA, translating into MDSSDVIDKFKNSFKEESIENVSDIEQALLNLEVSSDQDIINSIFRNLHTIKGSSGMFGFNFTASLVHEIETVLDVVKDGRVIFNQAAIDATLMSVDFIRELIEGDEAISEIDFNKRKQVLLNEIKKVLETSDVKGDFQEALKNDFSKSGNSSVLEEVARVDPDNKFDDEALRSEFKSYKILFSPAKGILFHGHKPINLLSKLINLGNGYVRAKVDNIPDLELISPDNVYVDWEIILNTEESRESIEDIFVFLDSQSKIDIQELDKCFEADKGDNVGLKNFNLLGLDRNAKDLANSSLRKSDFVEKSFSNGDKNKFNVQDDTVRSKVNIASIKVDSKKLDHLVNLVGELVTIQSKLSKEAENRSSNVLNSISAEFSLLINELRDYTTGLRTVPIEILFVKFQRIVKDLSANLGKSILYHAYGGDTVLDKSIIEKLNEPLVHLIRNSIDHGIESSEERERLGKDPKGIIKLSAFQSGDSVIVAIEDDGRGLDKDKILKKAIERNIVSDSSAKTLSNIDVYNLIFEPGFSTASSITDISGRGVGMDVVKKQVESLRGNVVLESELGKYTRIKLIFPLTLAIIEGWLVRVKNEHFIVPLSNVESCLESNNLISQIDGVETKSNVMNYRGSMISFIRLREFFQVSDEKSFNEQVVVVNTNSGKMGIVVDEVLGQHQTVIKALGKIYSRVEGVSGATILGDGSLALVVDIDAITKLIR; encoded by the coding sequence ATGGATAGTAGTGATGTGATTGATAAATTTAAGAATTCCTTTAAGGAAGAATCAATAGAAAATGTTTCAGATATTGAGCAAGCGCTTCTTAATCTTGAGGTAAGCTCAGATCAAGACATTATTAATTCTATTTTTAGAAATTTACATACTATAAAGGGAAGTTCCGGTATGTTTGGATTTAATTTTACAGCATCGCTTGTCCATGAAATAGAAACAGTTCTTGATGTTGTAAAAGATGGTAGAGTGATTTTTAATCAAGCTGCTATTGATGCTACTTTAATGTCAGTTGATTTTATTAGGGAGCTTATTGAAGGTGATGAAGCAATTTCTGAGATTGACTTTAACAAGCGTAAACAGGTTTTGTTAAATGAAATTAAAAAGGTTCTTGAGACTTCTGATGTTAAGGGTGATTTTCAAGAAGCTTTAAAAAATGATTTTTCAAAGTCTGGCAACAGTTCTGTTTTAGAAGAGGTTGCTAGAGTAGATCCAGACAATAAATTTGATGATGAGGCTTTGCGATCTGAATTTAAGAGTTATAAAATTCTTTTTTCTCCTGCTAAGGGTATTTTGTTTCATGGGCATAAGCCTATAAATTTATTGAGCAAGTTGATTAATTTGGGCAATGGCTATGTTAGAGCTAAAGTAGATAATATTCCTGATTTAGAGCTTATTTCTCCTGATAATGTTTATGTTGATTGGGAGATAATACTAAACACAGAAGAGAGTAGAGAGAGTATTGAAGATATATTTGTATTTTTAGATTCTCAATCAAAAATTGATATTCAAGAATTAGATAAATGTTTTGAAGCGGATAAAGGCGATAATGTAGGGCTTAAAAATTTCAATTTGTTGGGTTTAGATAGAAATGCTAAAGATCTTGCTAATTCTTCATTGAGAAAATCTGATTTTGTTGAAAAATCCTTTTCTAATGGAGATAAAAATAAATTTAATGTTCAAGATGATACTGTTAGAAGTAAGGTTAATATTGCTAGTATTAAGGTAGATTCTAAAAAGCTTGACCATTTAGTAAATCTTGTTGGAGAACTTGTTACAATACAATCAAAACTTTCAAAAGAAGCTGAAAATAGAAGTAGCAATGTTTTAAATTCAATATCAGCAGAATTTTCTTTATTGATTAATGAGTTAAGAGATTATACAACAGGGCTTAGAACAGTTCCTATTGAGATTTTATTTGTAAAATTTCAAAGAATAGTAAAAGATTTATCTGCTAATCTTGGTAAGTCAATTCTTTATCATGCTTATGGGGGTGATACTGTTCTTGATAAAAGTATTATTGAAAAACTTAATGAACCTTTAGTTCATTTGATTCGCAATTCAATAGATCATGGAATTGAATCGTCTGAAGAGAGAGAAAGATTAGGAAAGGATCCTAAAGGCATTATTAAGCTTTCAGCGTTTCAATCTGGGGATTCTGTTATTGTTGCTATTGAAGATGATGGAAGAGGTCTTGATAAGGATAAAATACTTAAAAAGGCCATAGAGCGTAATATAGTTTCTGACTCATCTGCCAAAACTTTATCAAATATTGATGTTTATAATTTGATTTTTGAGCCTGGATTTTCAACTGCAAGTTCTATTACTGACATATCAGGTCGTGGAGTTGGGATGGATGTTGTTAAGAAACAGGTTGAATCCTTGAGAGGAAATGTTGTTCTTGAAAGTGAGCTTGGTAAATATACTAGAATTAAATTAATTTTTCCATTGACCTTGGCTATTATTGAGGGTTGGCTTGTTAGAGTAAAGAATGAACACTTTATTGTTCCTCTTTCTAATGTTGAGTCTTGTTTAGAATCTAATAATTTAATTTCTCAAATAGATGGGGTTGAAACTAAAAGTAATGTAATGAATTACAGGGGTAGTATGATTAGTTTTATTCGGCTTAGAGAGTTTTTTCAGGTTTCTGACGAGAAGAGTTTTAATGAGCAAGTTGTTGTTGTGAACACAAATAGTGGGAAGATGGGCATTGTGGTTGACGAAGTTTTAGGACAACATCAAACCGTTATAAAAGCTTTAGGTAAAATTTATTCTCGAGTGGAAGGTGTTTCTGGGGCCACTATACTTGGTGATGGAAGTTTGGCTTTAGTTGTTGATATAGATGCAATAACTAAGCTTATAAGATAA
- a CDS encoding response regulator produces the protein MKKRILVIDDNRAIRQSVAYILEQNGFGVSEAKDGLEGVLKFKEAVGQGDKDFDLVITDINMPNLDGIGVIKQIREFGSFVPILVLTTESEQSKVDEGRKAGATGWLVKPFNPEALMKTISKIF, from the coding sequence ATGAAAAAAAGAATTTTGGTTATTGATGACAATAGGGCAATAAGGCAAAGCGTTGCTTATATTTTAGAACAAAACGGTTTTGGAGTCTCAGAAGCAAAGGATGGTCTAGAAGGGGTTTTAAAGTTTAAAGAAGCAGTTGGGCAAGGAGATAAAGATTTTGATCTTGTTATTACGGATATTAACATGCCTAATTTAGATGGTATTGGTGTTATTAAGCAAATAAGAGAATTTGGTAGTTTTGTTCCCATACTTGTTCTTACCACTGAATCTGAGCAATCTAAAGTTGATGAGGGTCGTAAAGCTGGTGCTACTGGGTGGCTTGTTAAGCCTTTTAATCCTGAAGCTTTAATGAAAACAATCTCGAAGATATTTTAG
- a CDS encoding chemotaxis protein CheW, with product MDSDIQDSLSQYLLFSLDELYAIEIKYVVEVLEYTKISKIPRTPSYMAGIINNRGKIVPIIDIRKQFGMGDRVVDEDDKKRSKGVNVSNIIILTLVYEGDEFNLGILVDYVNEVLELDPFSIDDAPKIGSGFNSKFISGIGKSNNKFIIILDVENLFDVRELSRFRNTTIYDPEYQQQ from the coding sequence ATGGATTCAGATATACAAGACTCTTTAAGTCAGTACCTTTTATTTAGTTTAGATGAACTTTATGCTATTGAGATTAAGTATGTTGTTGAGGTTTTGGAATATACTAAGATATCAAAAATTCCAAGGACTCCCAGCTACATGGCAGGAATAATAAATAATAGGGGTAAAATCGTCCCAATAATTGATATTCGAAAACAATTTGGAATGGGTGATCGTGTTGTTGATGAGGATGATAAAAAGAGAAGCAAGGGAGTTAATGTCTCAAATATTATTATATTGACTTTAGTTTACGAGGGCGATGAATTTAATCTTGGAATTTTAGTAGATTATGTCAACGAAGTTCTTGAATTAGATCCATTTAGCATTGATGATGCTCCTAAGATTGGATCAGGGTTTAATTCAAAATTTATTTCAGGAATTGGTAAGAGTAATAATAAGTTTATTATTATTTTAGATGTAGAAAATTTATTTGATGTTAGAGAACTTTCCAGGTTTAGAAATACAACAATATATGATCCCGAATATCAGCAGCAATAG
- a CDS encoding CheB methylesterase domain-containing protein, whose product MKILVIDIQGLIKQVFIRAFSKDNDVEILNAGFNSLNLINVFLQKFPDLVIIDESTARSNFGNSLNNVLNNISLPIVFIAQNEMFPNFGCLEQSKEKVKLIINKLNFKLTVDLFRSKYLALIKLELKNLGKNKLIFSYEAKRIPAPDFSSHSKVELRKNDLDDSSIRKSYRVSDVINFAPKNDPDVIIKYQGLLNKHKTGKIIVVGSSTGGTEALRIFLSSFKKDSPPIIIVQHMPGGFTKSFAKNLNNEFNIDIKEAEDGDILRPGLVIIANGSYHLIVKYVSGNYFVNLLDGPLVSRHKPSVNVLFRSAAMYAGSNAIGVILTGMGDDGAVCMLEMKKNGAYTIAQDQETSVVFGMPMEAIKIGAVDKILPLSKIADHVLRRS is encoded by the coding sequence ATGAAGATATTAGTAATTGATATTCAAGGTCTTATAAAACAGGTTTTTATTAGGGCTTTTTCTAAAGATAATGATGTTGAAATATTAAATGCTGGTTTTAATTCTTTGAATCTTATTAATGTGTTTTTACAAAAGTTTCCAGACTTAGTTATTATTGATGAGAGTACGGCAAGATCTAATTTTGGAAATTCTTTAAACAATGTTCTTAATAATATATCTCTTCCAATTGTATTTATTGCGCAAAATGAAATGTTTCCAAATTTTGGATGTCTTGAGCAAAGTAAAGAAAAGGTTAAGTTGATAATAAATAAGCTTAATTTTAAGCTTACAGTTGATTTATTTCGCAGCAAGTATTTAGCTTTAATAAAGCTGGAGTTGAAAAATTTAGGTAAAAATAAATTAATATTTTCATATGAGGCTAAAAGAATTCCCGCGCCTGATTTTTCTAGTCATTCTAAAGTAGAGTTGAGGAAAAATGATTTAGATGATTCAAGTATAAGGAAAAGCTATAGAGTTTCTGATGTTATTAATTTTGCCCCCAAAAATGATCCAGATGTTATTATTAAATATCAAGGTCTTCTCAATAAGCACAAAACTGGCAAGATTATCGTTGTGGGCTCTTCAACAGGAGGCACAGAGGCGTTAAGAATTTTTTTAAGCTCTTTTAAAAAAGATTCGCCCCCAATTATTATTGTTCAACATATGCCTGGAGGATTTACAAAATCTTTTGCGAAAAACTTAAATAATGAATTTAATATTGATATTAAAGAAGCTGAAGATGGAGACATTCTGCGTCCAGGTCTTGTAATAATTGCTAATGGAAGTTATCATTTGATTGTAAAATATGTTAGTGGAAATTATTTTGTAAATTTATTAGATGGACCTCTTGTTAGTAGGCATAAGCCTTCTGTAAATGTACTTTTTAGGTCTGCTGCAATGTATGCAGGTTCTAATGCTATTGGTGTTATCCTTACAGGTATGGGAGATGATGGTGCTGTTTGTATGCTTGAAATGAAAAAAAATGGTGCTTATACTATTGCCCAAGATCAAGAAACATCTGTTGTTTTTGGTATGCCAATGGAAGCTATAAAAATAGGAGCTGTAGACAAAATCCTTCCTTTAAGTAAAATAGCCGATCATGTTCTAAGGAGATCTTAG
- a CDS encoding BAPKO_0422 family outer member beta-barrel protein — protein sequence MQNKNKLTSLLLIITLFFNVENIFTNEKFKNSATDLKIDSLKPKTKIKFGFILPYPTAIEFSINNFNIGVGVTILSVSEFFPKSPLVLLFKAYFDYMFLNLRIKNSNFIFFLGSSLFCEIGKITSSNLTNDFSGITYKIGIGLPLGIRYEAYYDIIEIIIKTTPSIFIGQLPNGNLIFPIKGNFSIGIKGTFKI from the coding sequence ATGCAAAATAAAAACAAACTAACCAGTTTATTGCTAATTATTACATTATTTTTCAATGTTGAAAATATTTTCACAAACGAAAAATTTAAAAACAGTGCAACTGATTTAAAAATAGACAGCTTAAAACCAAAAACTAAAATAAAATTTGGCTTTATTTTACCTTATCCTACCGCAATAGAATTCAGCATTAATAACTTTAATATTGGAGTGGGGGTAACAATACTAAGTGTTTCGGAATTTTTTCCAAAATCACCTCTGGTATTGCTATTTAAAGCATATTTTGACTACATGTTCTTAAACTTAAGAATTAAAAATTCAAACTTTATCTTCTTCTTAGGATCTAGCTTATTTTGTGAAATAGGCAAAATTACAAGCTCAAATTTAACAAATGATTTTTCTGGGATTACATATAAAATCGGGATAGGTTTACCCTTAGGAATAAGATATGAGGCTTATTATGACATTATTGAAATTATAATAAAAACAACACCTTCAATTTTTATTGGCCAATTACCTAATGGAAATTTAATATTTCCAATAAAAGGTAACTTTTCTATCGGGATAAAAGGCACCTTTAAGATATAG
- a CDS encoding STAS domain-containing protein — protein MIYRPEGELVINSIFKVKEDLLNIFKKMKEGDTLTIDLSNVEKIDITFIQILYASNKYAKNKNLFVKIEYPSDEVLSSLIYGGFLTDIEDVDSFDLGFNLVGF, from the coding sequence ATGATTTATAGGCCTGAGGGAGAGCTTGTAATAAATAGTATTTTTAAGGTAAAAGAAGACTTATTGAATATTTTTAAAAAAATGAAAGAGGGGGATACTCTTACTATTGATCTTTCAAATGTTGAAAAAATAGATATTACTTTTATACAAATTTTATATGCATCTAATAAATATGCTAAGAATAAAAATTTATTTGTAAAAATTGAGTATCCATCCGATGAGGTTTTAAGCTCATTGATATATGGTGGGTTTTTGACAGATATTGAAGATGTTGATAGCTTTGATTTGGGATTTAATTTAGTTGGATTTTAG
- a CDS encoding ABC transporter ATP-binding protein, producing the protein MTIEAINVKFSYRGKEVYSDLNLNINTPQVYLLLGKNGVGKTTLLKLVSGLLEPLKGKILFNSLAVFPRDPLNLVNLFFIPEEFSLPRLSLAEYSKALSRFYPNFNNADFEKYLLDFNLDISLNLSSASFGQKKKSIIAFSLATNVSCLLFDEPTNSLDITSKNVFRNVLSNLNNRIIFITGHNVRDLTGVVDYLIIVGEKSILFSNSISYINKNYKIKIISELNGNELYYEKNKDGFKALYFESSNGTEAVDIEFFFLYVTENKKGEAIKNV; encoded by the coding sequence ATGACTATTGAAGCTATTAATGTAAAATTTTCCTATAGGGGAAAAGAAGTTTACTCAGATTTAAATTTAAACATTAATACTCCCCAAGTCTATTTACTTCTTGGTAAAAATGGAGTTGGAAAAACAACTTTACTTAAACTTGTAAGCGGACTTTTAGAGCCATTAAAAGGAAAGATTTTGTTTAACTCTTTAGCAGTTTTTCCAAGAGATCCTTTGAATTTAGTGAATTTATTTTTTATTCCGGAAGAATTTTCACTTCCTAGACTGTCTTTGGCCGAGTACAGTAAAGCCCTATCTAGATTTTATCCAAATTTTAATAATGCAGATTTTGAAAAATATTTATTAGATTTTAATCTTGATATCTCTCTTAATCTGTCTTCAGCTTCTTTTGGGCAAAAGAAAAAAAGTATTATTGCATTTTCTCTAGCTACAAATGTTTCTTGTTTATTGTTTGATGAGCCAACAAATAGTCTTGATATTACTTCAAAGAATGTTTTTAGAAACGTGCTTTCTAATTTAAATAATAGGATCATTTTTATTACAGGTCACAATGTAAGGGATTTGACAGGAGTTGTAGATTATTTAATTATTGTTGGAGAAAAGTCAATTCTTTTTTCCAATTCAATATCTTATATTAATAAAAATTATAAGATTAAAATTATTAGCGAACTTAATGGGAATGAATTGTATTATGAAAAAAATAAAGATGGGTTTAAAGCGCTTTATTTTGAGAGTAGCAATGGAACTGAAGCTGTTGATATTGAATTTTTCTTTTTATATGTTACTGAAAATAAAAAAGGAGAGGCAATAAAAAATGTTTAG
- a CDS encoding glycosyltransferase family 2 protein — protein sequence MEDIVHKYKVSVIICFFNSAETLDSMIKDAVNQTLKDKEIILINDGSYDNSLEIAEKYANKYSFVKIFSQKNMGLSASRDKGLSEAQGEYVIYWDGDDSVESTMLEVLYNRAKADNSDIVCSQFYVYFLAINVKRKSLLPFPNYPLTGKEAFKNLLFTVYATFGRKNFVVGTLWDKLIRRELILKNNIRQQNVVFEDIVFVMQIFLKASKVSFVNNYFYTNFQRMGSMSSSISVLHKAKLSLNIIETLLKREGVFNEYQHLYKRFFLQFYYFISFKQIYIISWNIPDKLVYKAYKEKLISVLDEIKRLSEFQDCYEYVKNFGFNEIQILPRIMLKIWNFSSRLYVNFSIFIYNLFIKN from the coding sequence TTGGAGGATATTGTGCATAAGTATAAAGTTTCTGTTATTATTTGTTTTTTTAATTCGGCTGAAACTCTTGATTCAATGATAAAGGACGCTGTTAATCAGACATTAAAAGATAAAGAAATTATATTAATTAACGATGGTTCTTATGATAATAGTTTAGAGATAGCAGAAAAATATGCTAATAAATACAGTTTTGTTAAGATTTTTAGTCAAAAAAATATGGGTCTTTCTGCTTCTAGAGACAAGGGACTTTCTGAAGCTCAAGGAGAGTATGTTATTTATTGGGATGGTGATGATTCTGTAGAGAGTACTATGCTTGAAGTTTTATATAATAGGGCAAAGGCAGATAATTCCGATATTGTTTGTTCTCAATTTTATGTTTATTTTCTTGCAATAAATGTAAAAAGAAAATCCCTACTTCCTTTTCCTAATTATCCATTAACAGGTAAAGAGGCGTTTAAAAATTTGCTTTTTACTGTTTATGCGACTTTTGGAAGGAAAAATTTTGTTGTCGGAACATTATGGGATAAGTTGATTAGACGAGAATTAATCTTAAAGAATAATATTCGTCAGCAAAATGTAGTATTTGAAGATATAGTTTTTGTTATGCAAATTTTTTTAAAAGCTTCTAAGGTTTCTTTTGTAAATAATTATTTTTATACCAATTTCCAAAGAATGGGAAGCATGAGTTCTTCTATTAGTGTTTTGCATAAAGCTAAATTGTCCCTTAATATAATAGAAACTTTATTAAAAAGAGAAGGTGTTTTTAACGAATATCAACATTTATATAAAAGATTTTTTTTGCAATTTTATTATTTTATTTCTTTTAAGCAAATTTATATTATTAGTTGGAATATTCCCGATAAGCTGGTTTACAAGGCTTATAAAGAAAAGCTTATTTCTGTTCTTGATGAGATTAAAAGATTATCTGAATTTCAAGATTGTTATGAATATGTAAAAAATTTTGGATTTAACGAAATTCAAATTTTGCCTAGGATTATGCTAAAAATTTGGAATTTTAGCTCAAGACTTTATGTGAATTTTTCTATATTTATTTATAATTTATTCATAAAAAATTGA
- the pyrG gene encoding glutamine hydrolyzing CTP synthase — protein MKKNLKILVITGGVISGIGKGVTSASIARLFRYDFRVTPIKCDGYLNTDPGTINPVEHGEVFVLDDGGEVDMDFGHYERFLNLNAKSNWNITMGKIYKKILENERKGKYLGRTVQLIPHVTDEIKSTIFQIASSENSEMLIIEIGGTVGDMENILFIETVRQIRHEIGSGNIAFIHLTYVPSPAGINEQKSKPTQQSVKTLNKAGIFPDLIIARSSQVLTDQIKKKVAMFCNVESTSIIDNVDVSTIYEIPISFYKQGVHEILSSKLNIKVDPKIEELSRLVGVIKSNFFMPKKIINIAICGKYAELDDSYASIRESLVHVAANLDLLIKSTIIDSNDLNKSRLKEFDGIIVPGGFGGKGYEGKITAIKYARENNIPFLGICLGLQLAVIEFARNVCGILDADTEENLVKDKPLKNPVIHLLPEQKEIKDKGATMRLGGYPVILKKNTIAFRLYGQDRIIERFRHRYEVNNDYLNLFEKNGLIVSGFSSDFKIAKLIEIPKNKFFVACQFHPELITRIENPAKLFLGLIKACI, from the coding sequence ATGAAAAAAAACTTGAAAATTTTAGTAATAACAGGGGGTGTGATCTCTGGGATTGGTAAAGGAGTTACATCGGCAAGTATTGCAAGGTTGTTTAGATATGATTTTAGGGTTACTCCTATTAAATGTGATGGATATTTAAATACTGACCCTGGGACTATTAATCCTGTTGAGCATGGGGAAGTTTTTGTGCTTGATGATGGGGGAGAGGTTGACATGGACTTTGGTCATTATGAGAGGTTTTTAAATCTTAATGCTAAGTCTAATTGGAACATTACAATGGGCAAAATATACAAAAAGATACTTGAAAATGAGCGAAAGGGTAAATATTTAGGAAGAACAGTTCAACTTATTCCTCATGTTACTGATGAGATTAAGTCTACAATTTTTCAGATTGCAAGTTCTGAGAATAGCGAAATGTTGATAATTGAAATTGGTGGAACTGTGGGTGATATGGAAAATATTTTATTTATTGAAACAGTAAGGCAAATAAGACATGAGATTGGGAGTGGCAATATCGCTTTTATTCATTTAACTTATGTGCCAAGTCCAGCAGGAATTAATGAGCAAAAATCCAAACCTACTCAACAGAGTGTTAAAACTTTAAATAAAGCAGGCATTTTCCCCGATTTAATTATTGCAAGAAGCTCTCAAGTATTGACAGATCAAATCAAAAAAAAAGTGGCAATGTTTTGTAATGTTGAGAGTACTTCTATTATTGATAATGTTGATGTTTCTACTATTTATGAAATTCCTATATCTTTTTACAAACAAGGTGTGCATGAGATTTTAAGTTCTAAGTTAAATATTAAGGTTGATCCAAAAATAGAAGAGCTTTCAAGGCTTGTAGGAGTTATAAAATCTAATTTTTTTATGCCTAAAAAAATTATTAATATTGCTATTTGCGGTAAATATGCTGAACTTGATGATTCTTATGCATCGATTAGAGAGTCTTTGGTTCATGTTGCAGCTAATTTGGACCTACTTATTAAAAGCACCATAATTGATTCTAATGATTTAAATAAGAGTCGTTTGAAAGAGTTTGACGGTATTATTGTTCCTGGTGGTTTTGGAGGTAAAGGATATGAAGGCAAAATTACTGCTATTAAATATGCTCGTGAGAATAATATTCCCTTTCTTGGAATTTGTCTTGGTTTGCAGCTTGCTGTAATAGAATTTGCTCGTAATGTTTGTGGTATACTTGATGCTGATACGGAGGAAAATCTAGTAAAAGACAAACCTTTAAAAAATCCTGTTATTCATTTGCTTCCCGAACAAAAGGAAATTAAGGATAAAGGTGCTACAATGAGACTTGGGGGATATCCTGTGATTCTTAAAAAGAATACAATAGCCTTTAGGCTTTATGGTCAAGACAGGATAATCGAAAGATTTAGACATAGGTATGAAGTTAATAATGATTATTTAAATTTATTTGAAAAAAATGGGCTTATAGTATCTGGATTTTCAAGTGATTTTAAAATAGCGAAATTAATAGAAATTCCTAAAAATAAATTTTTTGTGGCTTGTCAATTTCATCCAGAACTTATTACAAGAATAGAAAATCCAGCCAAGCTTTTTTTAGGGCTAATTAAAGCTTGTATTTAA
- the pyrH gene encoding UMP kinase codes for MLEIVSLGGGIINSNQINIEFIKNFKNFVFKWLLENEKRKIILIVGGGKVAREYQDAYKKINPNFKVRELDEIGIMSTKLNAEFLCKVMNPLCKDKIITNPLKNFSFKGKILIASGWKSGFSTDYIAVKLAEKFNKKDIINITNVNQVYDKDPKKFKNATAFKKLNWKQLQNIVGQKWNPGLNLPFDPIATKLSSKLGLTLYIVNGNNIENLEKVFNKNNDFFGTVIVK; via the coding sequence ATGCTTGAAATAGTAAGTCTTGGGGGAGGAATAATAAATTCAAATCAAATCAACATAGAATTCATTAAAAACTTTAAAAACTTTGTTTTTAAATGGTTGCTAGAAAATGAAAAAAGAAAAATCATTTTAATAGTTGGTGGAGGAAAAGTTGCAAGAGAATACCAAGACGCCTACAAAAAAATAAATCCTAATTTTAAAGTTCGCGAGCTTGATGAGATTGGAATAATGTCAACAAAGTTAAACGCAGAATTTCTGTGTAAAGTAATGAATCCACTTTGTAAAGACAAAATTATCACTAATCCCTTAAAAAATTTTTCTTTTAAAGGGAAAATACTAATCGCTTCGGGTTGGAAATCGGGGTTTTCAACAGATTACATTGCCGTAAAACTTGCAGAAAAATTTAATAAAAAAGATATCATAAATATAACAAATGTAAATCAAGTTTATGATAAAGATCCAAAAAAATTTAAAAATGCAACGGCTTTTAAAAAATTAAATTGGAAACAATTACAAAACATTGTAGGTCAAAAATGGAATCCCGGATTAAATTTGCCTTTTGACCCAATAGCAACAAAACTTTCTTCAAAACTTGGGCTTACCCTTTACATAGTAAATGGAAATAATATTGAAAACTTAGAAAAAGTTTTCAATAAAAATAATGATTTTTTTGGCACTGTTATAGTAAAATAA
- a CDS encoding DUF1761 family protein yields MLIKFMFSNINLILIVSMTLFKILLEIIYRKILLKKIIDNNNTLNTKNKQYKIIIIVVLAFNHLLQSFLINALINLFNNLITLTNNSLGNLTSLNYNILSAILISSITWLAFSLPKVINDIIYEKRPFNSTIANAFFDLLIIILLTTFSKLFLSYKILQFESTTNINFENLPTH; encoded by the coding sequence ATGTTAATTAAATTTATGTTTTCAAATATTAATCTAATATTAATAGTCAGCATGACTTTATTTAAAATATTACTAGAAATAATATATCGCAAAATATTATTAAAAAAAATAATTGACAATAACAACACGTTAAATACTAAAAACAAACAATACAAAATAATTATTATCGTCGTTTTAGCTTTCAATCATTTATTACAAAGTTTTTTAATCAACGCTCTTATTAATTTATTTAACAATTTAATAACCCTAACTAATAACTCTCTTGGAAACTTAACAAGCTTAAATTACAATATATTATCTGCAATACTAATATCTAGTATAACTTGGCTTGCATTTAGCTTACCTAAAGTAATAAACGATATAATCTATGAAAAAAGACCGTTTAATTCGACAATAGCTAATGCTTTTTTTGATCTTTTAATAATAATATTGCTAACCACATTTTCTAAATTATTTTTAAGCTATAAAATATTGCAATTTGAAAGCACTACAAACATTAATTTTGAAAACCTGCCTACTCACTAA